From Panthera uncia isolate 11264 chromosome E1, Puncia_PCG_1.0, whole genome shotgun sequence, one genomic window encodes:
- the KRT15 gene encoding keratin, type I cytoskeletal 15 — MSTTFLQTSSSTFGGASTRGGSLWAGGGGFGGGSLYGGGGGRSISASSARFVSSGSGGGYGGGMSCGFGAGAGSGLGGGLGGGFGGGFGAGFGDFGGGDGGLLSGNEKLTMQNLNDRLASYLDKVRALEEANADLEVKIRDWYQKQSPSSPERDYSHFYKIIEDLRDKILGAKIDNSRVILEIDNARLAADDFRLKYENELALRQSVEADTNGLRRVLDELTLTKTDLEMQIESLNEELAFLKKNHEEEMKEFSSQLAGQVNVEMDAAPGVDLTRVLAEMREQYEAMAEKNRRDAEAWFFSKTEELNKEVASNTEMIQTSKTEITDLRRTLQGLEIELQSQLSMKAGLESSLAETECRYATQLQQIQGLIGGLEAQLSELRSEMECQDQEYRTLLDIKTRLEQEIATYRSLLEGQDTRMAGFGTREASLGGGGGKVRINVEETVDGKVVSSHKREV; from the exons ATGAGCACCACATTTCTGCAGACTTCTTCCTCCACCTTTGGGGGTGCCTCTACCAGAGGGGGTTCCCtctgggctgggggaggcggcTTTGGTGGGGGGAGTCTCTACGGGGGCGGTGGAGGCCGCAGTATCTCGGCTTCTTCTGCTAGGTTTGTCTCCTCGGGGTCCGGAGGGGGCTACGGCGGCGGCATGAGCTGCGGCTTCGGTGCAGGGGCTGGTAGTGGTCTGGGCGGAGGCTTAGGAGGTGGCTTTGGTGGGGGTTTTGGCGCTGGCTTTGGTGACTTTGGTGGCGGCGATGGCGGCCTCCTCTCCGGCAACGAGAAGCTCACCATGCAGAACCTCAACGACCGGCTGGCCTCCTACCTGGACAAGGTGCGCGCCCTGGAGGAGGCCAACGCCGACCTGGAGGTGAAGATCCGGGACTGGTACCAGAAGCAGAGCCCCAGCAGCCCGGAGCGGGACTACAGCCACTTCTACAAGATCATCGAGGACCTGCGGGACAAG ATCCTGGGGGCCAAGATCGACAACTCCCGGGTCATCCTGGAGATCGACAATGCCAGGCTGGCGGCAGATGACTTTAGACTCAA gTATGAGAACGAGCTGGCCCTGCGCCAGAGCGTGGAGGCCGACACCAACGGCCTGCGCAGGGTGCTGGATGAGCTGACCCTGACCAAGACCGACCTGGAGATGCAGATCGAGAGCCTGAACGAGGAGCTGGCCTTCCTGAAGAAGAACCACGAGGAG GAGATGAAGGAGTTCAGCAGCCAGCTGGCCGGCCAGGTCAACGTGGAGATGGACGCGGCCCCGGGCGTGGACCTGACCCGCGTGCTGGCCGAGATGAGGGAACAGTACGAGGCCATGGCCGAGAAGAACCGCCGGGACGCCGAGGCCTGGTTCTTCAGCAAG ACGGAGGAGCTGAACAAAGAGGTGGCCTCCAACACAGAGATGATCCAGACCAGCAAGACAGAGATCACGGACCTGAGACGCACTTTGCAGGGCCTGGAGATCGAGCTGCAGTCCCAGCTCAGCATG AAAGCCGGGCTGGAGAGCTCGCTGGCGGAGACGGAGTGCCGCTATGCCACGCAGCTGCAGCAGATCCAGGGGCTCATCGGTGGCCTGGAGGCCCAGCTGAGTGAGCTCCGCAGCGAGATGGAGTGCCAGGACCAGGAGTACAGGACGCTGCTGGACATCAAGACGCGGCTGGAGCAGGAGATCGCCACCTACCGCAGCCTGCTGGAAGGCCAGGACACCAG GATGGCTGGATTTGGCACCAGAGAAG CCTccctgggaggtggtggtggcaAAGTTCGCATCAACGTCGAGGAGACAGTGGACGGGAAGGTGGTTTCTTCTCACAAGAGAGAGGTCTGA